GCCGAAAGAATCAGGAAATGCGTACAGGAGCAACGCTTCATCAAATCCCAGTCACGATCGCGCTCGCGCCGAAGCTCACGAAATCATCTTATGACAAAACAATGAGGAAGCATTCGACAAGATCTCACACAAATGCGTCGTCTCATCGCGCCAAGCCGCTGTTCGGCTCAGGCAACGCAGGATCACCCAGTCATTTCCATGTTTCCGCAACACATTTCATGCCGTGAAGGACTTCGGACAACGAGTCCGATTCATCGGGCCAGTCGCGGATTTATACGCGTCGGGGTTGTGTGATCCTCCAATCCTGTCAAATCCTTGACGCGGGCACGGCCTTAGGCCGTGCTTTTTTTGCAAATCATGCGGCACGGATCGCATCGGGCTTTCATAGCTCATGGCTCTTCACTGCACAGGCCTTCGCGACATGAAGTTCCAGTTTTTTCCAGGCGGTCAATGATGAATTCTCAATTTGAAGTGGGAACAGGTCGTCGACGAGCTAACGCCCAATCGACGAACCGCCATCTTTAGATCGAAAATCACCCCCGATCGCAGAGAGGGAAAAGTCGATTCCGGCCGTAACACAGAAGCCGCGGAAAATCGTCCGCCCTCCACGTGAATCCGGGCTAGTTCGGTACTTGCCCGTTTAGCAACAATCCCACGCCGAACCGCGAATCACGCTGCAAAAATTTCCCGGCCGGAACGACGGATCTTTATCCACGATAACGTCGGCTTTGACGTTCCCAAAAGTCGTCTCGGGCTTATGTTTGATTCCGTCGTAGAAAGCCTGGATGATGTCTTCCTTGAAATTTCCGCCACGCGGATGCTCACGCACTACCTGCTGCCGCTCGGCATCGCTGTACTGCGAATATGTCAATCCGAGCACGTCCATTTCCACACCGGCAGTCACGAGAGCAACGACCGGGTGCATGTGTTGAGGAATGCCCGGCGTGGTATGCAATGCAATCGCTGTCCATACAGTGTCGATGTCTTGCTGCGATATGCCATGTGTCTTCAGAAAATCGCGCGCGGCATTCGCCCCATCCACTTCGAATCGCTCGTCCCGGCTGCTGTGTTTGTGCGTCAGACCCATGTCATGGAACATGCAGCCGCAGTACAACAACTCCGGGTCGAACTTCAGGCCCCGCTGTTTTCCGGCCAATGCACCGAAGTAGTAGACGCGACTGGAATGGTGGAACAACAAAGGCGAAGCAGTGTCCCTTACCAGCTCGGTTATTTCGCGCGCTATCTTGCTGTCGGGAATTGAAATTCCGTCAACGTTGAAACTCATGGGTGATCTCCTGATAAGTGAACTGGCGTTGGTTGCGGCTGAAGCTCGAACCCCTGCGCCGTCCGCGCGTGGGTTCGAGCAAGCGGATAAGAGAGTGAACTCATCTCCCCACCGGCGTGGGAAGAAGCTTGAGATCCGACTATCAGCTATTCGGATCCGCTTAAAGCTCCGGCTCGGAACGGACGGCCGTTGTACCTGGTGCGTTGAGCGACTCCAGTGCCAGACGAACTCCCACCCCGTACGCAGCATCAGCTCGGGTGCAATGCTCGATATGCAACTCACGGATTGGCGTCGATACGCCGTGCATGGCCCGAGCCGTGTTCTCAAACAGAACCGTCTGTTGCTCGCGTGACATTAGACGGAACAGATCGCCCGGCTGCGAAAAGTAATCATCGTCGACCCTGTGATTCCAATGGTCGGCAGCACCCTCGATAGACAAAGGTGGCTCGCTAAAGTCAGGCTGGTCGAGCCATGCTCCCCGAGTGTTCGGGTTATACGAGGTGGTGCCGCCTTTGTTCCCGTCAACTCTCAAAACACCATCACGGTGGTAGCTGTTGTAGTGCGTCGCGGCACGCGGCGAGTTGACCGGGATCTGATGATGATTGACGGTGAGACGGTAGCGCTGCGCATCGCCATACGAGAACAGACGGCCTTGCAGCATCTTGTCGGGAGAGAAGCTGATGCCCGGGACAACGTTCGCCGGATTGAACGCCGCCTGCTCTACGTCTGCAAACCAGTTTTCAGCGTTCACGTTTAGCTCGAACTCTCCGACCTCTATCAACGGGTAGTCCTTCTTTGACCAGACCTTCGTCAGATCGAAAGGATTCACCTTGCAATTCGCTGCTTCGTGTTCGGGCATGATCTGGAAGTACATCTTCCAACGCGGAAATTCCTTGCGTTCGATCGCCTCATACAGATCGCGATGATGTGTTTCGCGGTCGGCGCCGACTACTTCGACCGCCTCTGCGTCCGTCATATTTTCCACCCCCTGCTGGGTACGCATATGAAACTTGACCCAGAAGCGCTCGTTACTGGAATTGATCAGGCTAAACGTGTGGCTACCGTAACCGTGCATATGACGATACGTACGCGGAATCCCACGATCGCTCATCACGATGGTGACCTGATGGAATGACTCTGGAAGCTGCGTCCAAAAGTCCCAATTCCCCTCGGCACTGCGCAGACCCGTTCGCGGATCACGCTTAACCGCGTGGTTGAGGTCCGGAAATTTGAGAGGATCACGCAGGAAGAACACCGGGGTGTTATTCCCTACCAGATCCCAGTTCCCTTCCTCGGTATAAAACTTGAGGGCGAAGCCACGAATATCACGCTCGGCATCAGCGGCGCCACGTTCGCCCGCAACCGTCGAGAACCGGGCGAACATCTCGGTGGTCTTCCCAACCTCGGAGAAGATCTTTGCACGCGTATATTTTGTAACGTCGTGAGTCACGGTAAATTTTCCGAACGCACCCGAACCTTTCGCATGCATACGCCGTTCAGGTATCACTTCACGATCGAAGTGTGCGAGTTTCTCGAGAAACCAGACATCCTGAAGCAGAGCCGGTCCACGAGGCCCCGCGGTCATCGTGTTTTGATTGTCTGGCACCGGTGCGCCGAACGCAGTCGTCAGCTTGCTCATCAACATTCTCCTAGGGTTCAAGTTGGCGTGAACTATCGTTTCTCTGTGGGGATACGCTCATGGAACTACTTGATATGAGGGACGGGAAAGGTGATCGCGGAACCACCGCCGTGCCTCAAAAAATCTCACGGGCACGCCGGAACACACATCGAACGGCCTTCAAACCGATCGCGAGGACCGAATGACTACGGCGCTATTGCATAGTCCAATCTTGCCGCAAATGGATGGCGGATGACATAGCAGGACGGCCCATGTTCCGGGACACCAAAAAATCCGTTCCGCGTAGAGATATTGGTCTTCGTGGGGAACGGATAACGTGATCACATCCGCTCGCGCGAGCTGCATGAGTATGAAAGATGGAGATCTGTCGGCACGGACAGCTCGGCGATCGGATGTCGGACCTCACAGTCGTGTGAAAGTAAAGACCACAGCGCTGCTCTCGAACTGACGACGTCAGCGCTCCGCCCTACGACGGATGGACACTGACATATGCACTTGTCGCTGTCGGGACGCTCTGAACGCGAGACTGTCGCGTTCGAGCATTGGCTATCGAACGATGGAACCTAAATGGATTGGATGTTATGAAACTTACTGAAAACACAATCTTCATTACCGGCGCAACGTCTGGAATCGGTCGCGCGCTCGCCGAAGCTTTGCATCGCAAGGGCAATAAAGTCATCATTAGCGGACGCCGAAAAGCCCTGCTGGATGAAGTTGCTGCGGCAAACCCCGGGATCGACACCGTTCAGATGGACGTCACAGACTCCGCTCAAATCGCCGACGTGGCGAAAGACCTGATCAAAAAGTTTCCGTCCCTCAACGTCGTTATCAACAACGCCGGGATCATGCCGCTGGACGATGTAACGGGACCGCTAAACGACGCCGAGTCGATTCACCTGATCAACACAAACCTGCTTGGACCGGCTCGCATAAGCGGCGCGTTTGTCGAACACCTGAAGAAGCAGCCCGAGGCTTACATCATCAACACCAGTTCGGCGTTGGCCTACATTCCGTTCTCCGTTGCGGCACTGTATTCAGCAACAAAGGCGGCGATTCATTCTTACTCGCTTTCCCAGCGTTTTGCATTGCGTGACACGTCGGTACGGGTACTTGAGATCGCACCACCATGGGTTGATACGGATCTGGTCTTCAAGAGCGGAGACCCACGTGCAATGCCGCTTGAGGTGTTCATCGAAGAAACGATGGCGCTGCTGGAAGATGCGACTACTGAGGTCACGGTAGGCACTGGCAAGCAACTCAGAGATGCCGCTGGTCCCAACGAACATGGCTTTGTGAATCATCTGAACCAGATGATTGCCGATAGTCCCTTGCCGACCGCCTGACGCACGCCGGAAGAAACATCGGCAGGCGAACAGCTGCAACAACCTGCTCTGTCGCCTGCTGCACTTGAAATGCGTCTGTCGCTTTTCGTGTTCCACGTTGTTTGCGCCGCACTTTGATTTCGCCTGCGCTCACGCTCAATGAGACCGGGGCCGCACGAACAGCATTCGTGCGGCCCCGGCATTTACGCTCCCGCCAGATCAGGCATGGCTGCCGTCCGGCAGCGCCGGCGGCGGTTCCTGCGGGTGCGGCTCGATCACATGCGTGCCCGTCGGCGGTTCATCCTTCGGCGGCTTCACCTTGAACCAGATCGCGTACAGAGCAGGCAGGAACACCAGTGTGAGCACCGTGCCGACCGCTGTCCCGCCGATCAGCGTATAGGCCATCGACCCCCAGAACACCGACGTGGTCAGCGGAATGAACGCCAACACCGCCGCCATCGCCGTCAGCAACACCGGCCGCGCACGCTGCACCGTCGCCTCCACCACTGCGTGGTATGGGTCCATCTTCTCGTCGTGCACGTTGTTGCGGATCTGCTCGATCAGGATCAGCGTGTTGCGCATCAGAATCCCCGCAAGACCAATCAGGCCCAAAATCGCGTTGAAGCCGAACGGCTGGTGGAACAGCAGCAGCGTCGCCACGGTCCCGATAATGCCCAGCGGACCGGTCAGGAACACCATCGCCATGGTCGGGAACGAGCGAGTCTGCACGATCAGCACCAGCAGGATCAACATCAGCATCACCGGGAAAATCGGCGCGAGCGCCGCGTTCGCCTTGCCCGCCTCCTCGATGTTGCCGCCCATCTCGATCTTGTAGCCCGGTGGCAGTGCCGCGATGATCGGACCGAGCTGCTTCTCCACTTCCATCGACACCTGCGGCGGCTGCATCGTCTCGTCAATGTCGCCACGCACGGTGATCGTCGACAGTCGATCACGGCGATGCAGGATCGGCTCCTCCGGACGCATCTCGATGTGCCCGATCTGGCTAATCGGCACCACCCGCCCATCGTGATTCACCAAGTTCATGCCCGACATCTTCGACGGGTCCAGACGCGTGTCGCCGCCGCTACGTGCAACAAGCTCCACCGTCCGGATGTCCTCGCGCACCTGCGTGATCGGAATACCGGTGAGCAGGAACTGGATCTGCTGCGAGGCATCCTCCGAACTCAGTCCAATCTGGTGCAGCCGGTCCTGGTCGAGCACGAAATGCAGCGTCGGCACCCGTTCCGCCCAGTCCTGATTCACCTGGCGCATGTGCTTGTTCGCCTGCATCACCGCGAACACCCGTTGTGCAATCGCCCGAACCTGCGTCTGGTCCGGGCCCATCACGCGGAACTCTACCGGGAAGCGCGTATAGGGGCCAAATACCAGTTGCGTCACCCGCACCCGGGCCTCCGGTGCCAAGCCATCGGCCACCGCCTGACGCATGCGCAGCTTCAGTTGCTCTCGCGTTTTGGCATCGGGCGTGAGCACGATGATCTTCGCGAACGACGGGTCCGGAAGCTCCGGGTTGTACGCGAGGAAGAAGCGTGGCGCGCCCTGGCCTATGTAGCTGGTGACGACTTTCGCCTCCGGCTGCTTCTTGAGCCACTGTTCAATCTCGACCGTTGCCTTGCGCGTCGCCTCGATGCTCGTACCTTCAGGCATCTGCACCTCGACCAGCACTTCGGGACGGTCCGACTCCGGGAAGAACTGCTGCTTCACCGCACCCATGCCAAGGATAGCCAGTACGAACAACACCACCACCGTACCCGCCACCCAGAACTTGTGGTCCACACCGGCGCGCACCAGACGCCGCATGCGCTCGTACATCGGCGTGTGGTAGATCGAGTCGTAACCGTGCGCGAGCGGCTTGATATCCGGCAGCAACTTCACCCCGAGATAGGGCGTGAAAGTTTGTGCCCCGAGCCACGACGTGAGCAGCGCGAATGCCACGATCCAGAAGATGTTGCCCGCGTACTCACCCGCGGTCGAGCGTGCAAAGCCCACCGGCGTGAAGCCAATCACAATGGTCAGGGTCCCGGCCAGCATTGCCGGCGCCACGTGGTTCCATGAATAGGTCGCCGCCCGTATCCGGTCGTAACCCTCCTCCATCTTCACCACCATCATTTCGATGGTGATGATGGCGTCGTCGACCAGCAACCCCAGCGCAATGATCAGTGCCCCGAGTGTGATGCGGTCGAAGATGCGCCCCGTCACACTCATGATCACGAACACCACCGCGAGCGTAAGCGGCACGGCTGCGGCCACCACGATCCCCACGCGCCAGCCCAGACTCACGATGCTCACCAGCATCACCACGCCCAGCGCCACGAAGAACTTCAGCATGAACTCGTCGACGGCGTCCGCAATGTTCACGGCCTGATCGGTGATCTTGCTGAACTTGTAACCGACCGGCAACGACGCCGAGATCTTCGTCTGCTCCTGCTGCAGCGACTTGCCCAGCTCAAGACCGTTCCAGCCATCCTGCATCACCACGCCCAGCGCGAGCGACGGTACGCCGTTGTGACGGATCAGGAACGTCGCCGGGTCCTCGTAGCCGCGCGAAACCTCCGCGATGTCCGAGAGCTTGAGCGTGCGCCCCTTCGCCACAATCGGCGTGTCGCGGATTTTCTGCAGGTCGTTCAGTGCACCATCAAGCCGCGCATACACCTGCGGGCCGTTCGTGTCGATCGAGCCGGCCGGCGTCACCGCGTTCTCCTTCTGCAGCGCCCCGAACACATCCGCAGGATTTACCCCGAGGTTGGCAAGGCGCGCATACGAGAAGTTCACGAAGATGCGCTCGGGGCGCTCGCCCAGAATCGTCACCTTCTTGACGCCCGGCACTTTCAGCATGTCCTGACGGATGCCTTCTGCTTCGCGCGTCAACAGTCGCGGCGGCAGGCCCGGCGCTTCGAGCGCGTACAGCGCGAAGGTCACGTCGGAATACTCGTCGTTGACGAACGGTCCAAGCACGCCCTGCGGCAGCTTCGCGCTTTCGTCAGAGAGTTTCTTGCGCGCCTGGTAGAACTGCTCGGGCACGTCCTTGGGCGGTGTGGTGTCCTTCAGTGTGAGCTGCATCAGCGCCAGACCCGGCCGCGTGATCGTTTCGACCCGGTCGTACCAGTCCAGCTCCTGCATGCGTTTCTCGAGCGGCTCGGCCACCAGGTCCTGCATCTCCTGCGCAGTCGCACCCGGCCACACTGCCGTCACCGTCAGCACCTTCACCGTGAACGCCGGGTCCTCGGCCCGTCCGAGCTTCAGGAACGTCAGCACCCCGGTCAGAACCAACGCAATGATCAGGAATAGCGTGACGGCCCGCTCCCGCACCGCTACCGCGGAGAGGTTAAAGCCGCTCATTTTGTGTCCCCTTGCGCGTCGGGACTGCCGCTTACGTCAGCACTTCCTTCCGTCCACTGTTGCGTAGCAACCCTGACCTGCTCGCCATCGGTCAACTGATGGGCGCCGAGAGCCACGACCTTCTGGCCAGCAGAAAGACCCGAAGCCACAGTGGCGGTCTCGGAACCGGCAGAGCGAACCTGGACGGGGCGATATGTCAAATGCCCATCGCCTCCGATCAACCATACGCCCGGGCCTTTTCCGCGGTCCAGAATTGCGCCTAGCGGGACAACCATTTCGTTCGCGTTGTCGGCTCGCTGCAGGCTAACCGTTACTGTCGCGCCAAAGGGCGCGTCCGCGGCAGCTCCGCTGAGCACATAGCGAGCGGCATAGGTTCGCGTGAGTGGGTCGGCCGCGTGAGACAACTCTCGCAGCTTCGCGGGGAAGCCCCCCTTGCCGTCGCCGCCGTACAGCGACGCCATCGCGCCAGAACCGAGCTCCGGACGGACCATTTCAGGCAACGTAACAAGCGCCTCGCGCGGACCGTCCTGAGCCAGTACGAGCACCGTCTGGCCTGCGTTCACGACCTGCCCTGCATCCGTGTTCCGGCTAAGCACGACGCCGTCGACGTCAGCCCTGAGGATCGCGTACTCGTCTGCATTACGAGCAAGCCCGGACTGCGCCTGCGCCGCCGCGAGTTGCGCCTTTGCGCTGCGCGCCGCTTCAACTGCCAGATCGTAGTCCTGCGCAGAGACCGCACCCTGCTGCACCAGACCTTGCAGTCGCGCGAGATCGGCGTCGGCCTTGGCTGAGCGTGCATGCGCCGCGTCGACTGCGCCCTGCTGGGCGGTAACTCCCAGTACGAGATCGTTCGGGTCGAGCCGCATCAATGGATCGCCTCGATGCACGTGCTGACCGACGTCGACATAACGACGGATGATCTTGCCACCGACCCGAAATCCAAGGTCGCTCTCCACCCTGGCGGCAATGACCCCGGTAAAGCTACGATCGGAAGTTCCCGCAGGCCTCACTGTAAAAGACTCCACGAGCGGCGGCCCGGTACGCGGATCGGCGGGGTGCGACTGGCTGCAGCCTGCAAGTACCCCGACAACGCCAAGTGTCGCAGCCCGGCGCAAAACGTACATGTGCATGATGGCGCTCCATCCAAGAATGAGATAAAGCGACATTTTGTTGTTGAGTTACGTATGTGTCAACTCGTAACTTGAAAACTTAAGGGGCAAGGCTGCGTAAAATGAGACTCGCCACGGCAGCCAGCGCGGTCTCCAGTTGCTCACGCGAGCGATACTGCAAGGCGACCGGGTGCGAAAACAGTCGAAGCCCCTCGGCAATACCTGCCGCCACCTCATCGAGCGGCGTCTTTCGCTCGAACTCTCCGGACTCTCGCCCCGCTTGCACCAACTCCCGCGCCATGGATTGAAGCGCGACTTCGTGAGCGGTCGCGGCACTCCAGGATTCTTCCATTGCGGAGATCACCAATTCGTGCAATCGCGTGCCGTCGAAAAAAATCGCAAGACTTCGCTCCAACGCAAGCTGCATGAACCGGCGCAGCCGGTGGGTCGCGGCGCCTGGCCCGTCGACGACCTGCCGCAACTCGGCGTCCATCTGACCGAGCACCGTCGCAGACACCGCTTCCCCAATGGCCTGCTTCGACCTGAAAAACCGATAGAGGTACGTGCTGGATACGCCGATAGCCTTGCCGAGATCCGCCACCGAGGTTTTGCGGTACCCGTACAGACGAAAATGCTCGTCCGCCGCCGCAATGATCTGGTGGCGCCGTTCATGGTCCGCGCTGCCGCGCTGCCCCGAGGTCGGCGACTCGGGCGGCCGGTTGGGTGATTTGTTCATGCACCGGATTATGACGTCAATCAGACGTTGACAGGAAGTTACTATTTGTTGAACATGTAACTTTCCTGTTCGGTGTTAACTTGTCATGCGTGCCACAATCAAAATGAGTGCCAGTTCAGTCAGTGCGCTGTTCGCTGCGGCCGTCCTGCTGGCAGGATGTGCGGTGGGCCCCGACTATCACAACCCGTCGGTGTCCTTGCCAGCGACCTTCGCTCACGCCCCCGAAGTCGCAAGCCGTGCCACGGCCCAGCCCGGCCCTTTGCTCTCCACCTGGTGGCAGGGCTTCGACGATCCCGAAATGAACCGCGTCATCGATATCGCGCTCGCCCAGAACCTCGATCTCGCCCAGGCCATGGCCCGCGTCAGCGAAGTCCGCGCCGGCCTCGAGAGCGCACGCTCCGCGCTACTGCCCTCCGCCGAGTTCGACGCCCAGGCCGCTCGCGCCCACCTCTCGCTCGAAGACCCCAACGTCGCCGCCCAGGCCGCCTCGCTGCCCGGTTACAACCGCAACTCCTACGACTACAGCGTCACCGCCGGCGCCACCTGGGAGATCGATCTCGCCGGCGGCCTGCGACGCAGCGCCGAAGCCGCACGTGCCGACTACGAGGGAAGCCAGGCGGCCATGGTCGCCGCCCGCCTCGAAGTCATCTCCTCCGCCGCCGATACCTACGTGCTCACGCGCACGCTGCAGGCGCGGCTGCAACTCGCCCAGCAGGAAACCGCCACCCAGCAGGACCGGGTCCGCCTCGTCGGGCTGCTCGCCGCGCGCGGTCTCGCGCCCGACTTCCAGCTACAACAGGCAAAAGGCGCACTCGCCGCCGTGTCGGCCTCCGTGCCCGCGCTGCAGGCCGGCCTCGTCTCCGCCCGCAATGCACTCGACGTCCTGATGGGCCGCAATCCCGGTACGCCCGACCCCGCGCTTGATTCGGCCGCACCGATTCCCGGCGCGCCCGCAATCAATACCGCCACAGGGCCGGCCGAACTGCTGCGCCGCCGCCCCGACATCGTCGTCGCGGAGCGTCGCCTCGCCGCATCCAACGCCCGTATTGGCGAAGCCCTGTCCGATTACTACCCGAAGTTTTCGCTGTCCGCTCTAGCCGGCTCGACCACCACCGTCGGCGGCCACCTGTTCGAGTCGCCCGCCAATGAGGCGCTCGGCGTGTTCGGCCTGCGCTGGCGCCTCTTTGACTTCGGTCGCGTGGACGCCGAGGTCAAGGCCGCGCGTGGGCGCAACGCGGAAGCGCTCGCCGCTTACCGCCAGAGCGTGCTGCAGGCCAGCGCCGACGTCGAGAACGCATTCTCCGCGCTCGCGAAGTACGACCAGCAGCAGCAGATCCTGAAAGACGGTGAGAACTCGCTCGCACAGGCACGTGCGTCGACCTCGGCTGGCTACCGGAACGGCAGGAACAGCCAGCTCGACCTCGTGGAAGCCGATGCGCAGCTTCAGCGCATTCAGGAAGCGCGCATCCTCGCCCAGTCCGCAACCGCCCGCTCGGCGATCGCCTCGTTCAAGGCCCTCGGCGGCGGCTGGGATGCCGACCCCGCCACAGCACCGCAAACCGTCGTAAGCAACTAAATGTGCGGGGCGTCCGCAAAGCTTCAACGGACGCAAGGAAAGAAAGCGCTCTCGAAAGCCGGCGACGCTTTCGTCGACCGCAGCGATCGAGAAGCAGCACGGCCCCCTCTGTTTCCCGCATATCGGCGTGATCAGAGGGACGTGCATTCGATGATCAACCTCGCACCACGTCCGAAGGTCGCCGATTCATGCATACCCACCTTTTTGAACGAACGGGAAGATCATGAACGATATGAAGACTGTCGTTTCGACCGAGCGGGTCCCTCCGGCATCTCGCCTGGATTTCTGGACGCGCCACGTGAGAAGTCATTTGACCGAACTGGAGTGCTCCACTCCTATCGACGGCGACTTCCTCGGTTCGATCGTGGCCTATCCCGCTGCCCCGGCGGGTTTAATCGAAATTGAAACTGCCACCCGATGGATTGCGCGGGCAAATCCAACTGCCACGTCAGCCAACAAAGAGCGGGCCTTCGTATGTATCCAGATCAAAGGGGTTGCCATTGTCGAGCAAGACAGCCGCCAAGGGATTCTGCGTGCTGGGGACGTCACCCTGCTCGATGCATCGAAACCCTTTGTCGCGGACTTTTCACTCGAAATGGCCCAACTCGTGCTCCAGGTGCCCCGGACTCTCATCCGCAAGCAACTGGGCACGCTGGAGCGCTTCGTAGCAACGGTCGTGCCCTTCGAAAGCCCATTGGGGAAAATGACGGGCGGATTCATTCGCGCATTAACTCAGAATTTCGAGCAGCTCGCCCCTGAGACCGCTCGACGCCTCAATGAACAGGCGCTCGATATGGTGGCCATGGCGTTCATGTCGGTATTTGATAGAAATCAGCCGGCAACGTCTTCTGTCAGCCGATCGATGCTTGCTTGTCGCGCACGGGCGTTTATCGAAACCAACCTCCGGGATTCCTCGCTCTCGCCGACGGACGTTGCTCAACATCTGGGCATTTCGACACGCTACCTAAGCAGCGTCTTTGCCGGCGACGGGCTATCTTTCGAGCGCTTCGTCCGGGAACGGAGACTGCACAAATGTGCAGGGGACCTGAAGGACCATGGCCAGGCGATGCGGCCGATCGGCGATATTGCGTACGCGTGGGGCTTTAATAATGTGACGCACTTCAGCCAATCTTTCAAAACAACCTTTGGAACGACACCCAGAGACTTTAGAAAACAGGCTGCGCCGCAACGTTCAGTCGATTCCTGACAACAAGGCCGGGGGCGAATTCGAATGACCCAACTCGCCCCGGTTTCGAAAACGGATAAGTGCAAAAATCATGGAGAGCGTAGTCGACCTGCTTTCATTCGGGTCGGCGCTGCCCGGCGTTGCCTGAGTCTGCAAATGACAACGCTGCCAGACTATTTATCACCCGTTGCGCGTCAGTGCCGACTTCGCGAGAGAGGTCATTCATCGTGCTCTCCCAGAGTTGCATTGCGACCTCAAGTAAATCCCGACCTTGCGGGGTAAGCTCGACGCGTCGGAAGCGGCGATCACGCTCCACATGCAATTCAAGCAGCGCGCGGCGCAGAAGAACGCCGATCTGAGCCGAGACGCGCGTCTGGTCGCAACCCAGGTTCTTAGCTAATTGCCCGACAGAAAGGTCAGTCGTGCCCCGCAACTGCTCCAACACCGAGAACTGCACGGGGGTTAACCGCATCGGCTCGAGAGCGAGCGACAGGCGATGGTGCAGCGTCCGAAAGCCGCGCTGGGCAAGCATAAATTTACTCGATATGTGCCCGGCATTGGCGAACTCCGCATTCTCTTCCGAGGGATCGTGTTCTTGCATGATAGATCTTCGAACTACATCGGTTTAAACAGTCGTATGGAGCGAGGGGGAGCGACTCTACGTCTATCTCGTCGATGATCCATACGTCGTTGCACTCATTCGGAGTTGAAATGAAAGTTCGGAGGCCGCGAGTCGGCAACCATGTCACGCCACGCAGCGACAGACAGCGGGCATGAAGACGTAGAAACATCAA
This genomic stretch from Paraburkholderia bryophila harbors:
- a CDS encoding HD domain-containing protein, with translation MSFNVDGISIPDSKIAREITELVRDTASPLLFHHSSRVYYFGALAGKQRGLKFDPELLYCGCMFHDMGLTHKHSSRDERFEVDGANAARDFLKTHGISQQDIDTVWTAIALHTTPGIPQHMHPVVALVTAGVEMDVLGLTYSQYSDAERQQVVREHPRGGNFKEDIIQAFYDGIKHKPETTFGNVKADVIVDKDPSFRPGNFCSVIRGSAWDCC
- a CDS encoding catalase: MSKLTTAFGAPVPDNQNTMTAGPRGPALLQDVWFLEKLAHFDREVIPERRMHAKGSGAFGKFTVTHDVTKYTRAKIFSEVGKTTEMFARFSTVAGERGAADAERDIRGFALKFYTEEGNWDLVGNNTPVFFLRDPLKFPDLNHAVKRDPRTGLRSAEGNWDFWTQLPESFHQVTIVMSDRGIPRTYRHMHGYGSHTFSLINSSNERFWVKFHMRTQQGVENMTDAEAVEVVGADRETHHRDLYEAIERKEFPRWKMYFQIMPEHEAANCKVNPFDLTKVWSKKDYPLIEVGEFELNVNAENWFADVEQAAFNPANVVPGISFSPDKMLQGRLFSYGDAQRYRLTVNHHQIPVNSPRAATHYNSYHRDGVLRVDGNKGGTTSYNPNTRGAWLDQPDFSEPPLSIEGAADHWNHRVDDDYFSQPGDLFRLMSREQQTVLFENTARAMHGVSTPIRELHIEHCTRADAAYGVGVRLALESLNAPGTTAVRSEPEL
- a CDS encoding SDR family oxidoreductase → MKLTENTIFITGATSGIGRALAEALHRKGNKVIISGRRKALLDEVAAANPGIDTVQMDVTDSAQIADVAKDLIKKFPSLNVVINNAGIMPLDDVTGPLNDAESIHLINTNLLGPARISGAFVEHLKKQPEAYIINTSSALAYIPFSVAALYSATKAAIHSYSLSQRFALRDTSVRVLEIAPPWVDTDLVFKSGDPRAMPLEVFIEETMALLEDATTEVTVGTGKQLRDAAGPNEHGFVNHLNQMIADSPLPTA
- a CDS encoding efflux RND transporter permease subunit, which encodes MSGFNLSAVAVRERAVTLFLIIALVLTGVLTFLKLGRAEDPAFTVKVLTVTAVWPGATAQEMQDLVAEPLEKRMQELDWYDRVETITRPGLALMQLTLKDTTPPKDVPEQFYQARKKLSDESAKLPQGVLGPFVNDEYSDVTFALYALEAPGLPPRLLTREAEGIRQDMLKVPGVKKVTILGERPERIFVNFSYARLANLGVNPADVFGALQKENAVTPAGSIDTNGPQVYARLDGALNDLQKIRDTPIVAKGRTLKLSDIAEVSRGYEDPATFLIRHNGVPSLALGVVMQDGWNGLELGKSLQQEQTKISASLPVGYKFSKITDQAVNIADAVDEFMLKFFVALGVVMLVSIVSLGWRVGIVVAAAVPLTLAVVFVIMSVTGRIFDRITLGALIIALGLLVDDAIITIEMMVVKMEEGYDRIRAATYSWNHVAPAMLAGTLTIVIGFTPVGFARSTAGEYAGNIFWIVAFALLTSWLGAQTFTPYLGVKLLPDIKPLAHGYDSIYHTPMYERMRRLVRAGVDHKFWVAGTVVVLFVLAILGMGAVKQQFFPESDRPEVLVEVQMPEGTSIEATRKATVEIEQWLKKQPEAKVVTSYIGQGAPRFFLAYNPELPDPSFAKIIVLTPDAKTREQLKLRMRQAVADGLAPEARVRVTQLVFGPYTRFPVEFRVMGPDQTQVRAIAQRVFAVMQANKHMRQVNQDWAERVPTLHFVLDQDRLHQIGLSSEDASQQIQFLLTGIPITQVREDIRTVELVARSGGDTRLDPSKMSGMNLVNHDGRVVPISQIGHIEMRPEEPILHRRDRLSTITVRGDIDETMQPPQVSMEVEKQLGPIIAALPPGYKIEMGGNIEEAGKANAALAPIFPVMLMLILLVLIVQTRSFPTMAMVFLTGPLGIIGTVATLLLFHQPFGFNAILGLIGLAGILMRNTLILIEQIRNNVHDEKMDPYHAVVEATVQRARPVLLTAMAAVLAFIPLTTSVFWGSMAYTLIGGTAVGTVLTLVFLPALYAIWFKVKPPKDEPPTGTHVIEPHPQEPPPALPDGSHA
- a CDS encoding efflux RND transporter periplasmic adaptor subunit — translated: MHMYVLRRAATLGVVGVLAGCSQSHPADPRTGPPLVESFTVRPAGTSDRSFTGVIAARVESDLGFRVGGKIIRRYVDVGQHVHRGDPLMRLDPNDLVLGVTAQQGAVDAAHARSAKADADLARLQGLVQQGAVSAQDYDLAVEAARSAKAQLAAAQAQSGLARNADEYAILRADVDGVVLSRNTDAGQVVNAGQTVLVLAQDGPREALVTLPEMVRPELGSGAMASLYGGDGKGGFPAKLRELSHAADPLTRTYAARYVLSGAAADAPFGATVTVSLQRADNANEMVVPLGAILDRGKGPGVWLIGGDGHLTYRPVQVRSAGSETATVASGLSAGQKVVALGAHQLTDGEQVRVATQQWTEGSADVSGSPDAQGDTK
- a CDS encoding TetR/AcrR family transcriptional regulator, with product MNKSPNRPPESPTSGQRGSADHERRHQIIAAADEHFRLYGYRKTSVADLGKAIGVSSTYLYRFFRSKQAIGEAVSATVLGQMDAELRQVVDGPGAATHRLRRFMQLALERSLAIFFDGTRLHELVISAMEESWSAATAHEVALQSMARELVQAGRESGEFERKTPLDEVAAGIAEGLRLFSHPVALQYRSREQLETALAAVASLILRSLAP